In Frankiales bacterium, the DNA window ACCTGGTGAGCGTCGAGGGGCACGTCGTGTGCGGCAGGTGCCGCTGGTGCCTCGGCGGTCAGCGGCAGCTGTGCCCCAACACGGTGAGCATCGGCATCGACCGCGACGGCGGCTTCGCGGAGCTGGTCGTCGTCCCCGCGACCAACGTGTGGCGCCACCCGCACCCGATCGACCCGGAGGTGGCCGCGATCTTCGACCCCTTCGGCAACGCGGTGCACGCCTCGCTGTCGTTCCCCGTGCTCGGCGAGGACGTGCTCGTGACCGGTGCGGGGCCGATCGGCCTGATGTCGGCCGCGGTCGTGCGTCACGCCGGCGCGCGCAACGTCGTCATCACCGACCTGAGCCCCGAGCGGCTCCAGCTCGCCCGCGACATGGGCGCGGTGACCCGTGCGGTCGACGTCCGGACGACCTCGCTGCGCGACGTGATGGCGGACCTCGGGATGGTGGAGGGGTTCGACGTCGGGCTCGAGATGTCCGGCGCGGCGCCGGCGCTGCACTCGATGATCACGTCGATGGCGCACGGCGGGAAGATCGCGCTGCTCGGCCTGCCCAGCGCGTCGATCGAGTTCGACTGGAGCACGGTCATCCACTCGATGCTCACGGTGAAGGGCATCTTCGGCCGGCTGATGTTCGAGACCTGGTACGCCATGTCCGTGCTCGTGCAGGCGGGCCTGGACATCTCGCCCGTGATCACCCACCGGCTGCCGTACACCGCCTTCGAGGAGGCGTTCGACGTCGCCGCGCAGGGGCACGCGGGCAAGGTGGTCCTCGACTGGGAGGTGACGTGATGGACGACAGCAGCGTGCTGGCCGGGCTGCGCGCGGAGCTCGCGGAGCGGATCGCGGGGATGCGCGAGACCGGCGTGTACAAGCCGGAGCGGGTGATCGCCTCGCCGCAGGGCACGCACGTCGTCGACACCGCCGGCCGCGACGTGCTCAACCTGTGCGCCAACAACTACCTCGGCCTCGCCGACGACCCGCGGCTGCTCGCCGCCGCGCAGGAGGCGCTGAGCGAGTGGGGCTACGGCATGGCCTCGGTGCGGTTCATCTGCGGCACGCAGGAGATCCACCGCACGCTCGAGCACCGGCTGGCCGACTTCCTCGGCACCGAGGACGCCGTGCTCTTCGGGTCGTGCTTCGACGCCAACGGCGGTGTGTTCGAGGCCCTGTTCGACGAGCGCGACGCGGTGATCTCCGACGCCCTCAACCACGCCTCGATCATCGACGGCATCCGCCTGTGCAAGGCGCAGCGGCTGCGCTACGCCAACCGCGACATGGCCGAGCTGGAGGCTCGCCTGGTGGAGGCGAAGGACGCGCGGTACCGCCTCGTGGTGACCGACGGCGTCTTCTCCATGGACGGCTACCTCGCGCCGCTCGACCAGATCTGTGAGCTCGCCGACCGGCACGACGCCCTCGTGATGGTGGACGACTCCCACGCCGTGGGATTCGTCGGCCCGACGGGGCGCGGAACGCCGGAGCTGTTCGGCGTCGCCGACCGCGTCGACATCGTGACCGGGACCCTCGGCAAGGCGCT includes these proteins:
- a CDS encoding L-threonine 3-dehydrogenase, which encodes MKALVKAEAAPGLWLRDVPEPEARAGEVLIRVLRTGICGTDLHVRAWDSWAQSAVRTPVTLGHEIAGRVVQVGSGVDTVDVGDLVSVEGHVVCGRCRWCLGGQRQLCPNTVSIGIDRDGGFAELVVVPATNVWRHPHPIDPEVAAIFDPFGNAVHASLSFPVLGEDVLVTGAGPIGLMSAAVVRHAGARNVVITDLSPERLQLARDMGAVTRAVDVRTTSLRDVMADLGMVEGFDVGLEMSGAAPALHSMITSMAHGGKIALLGLPSASIEFDWSTVIHSMLTVKGIFGRLMFETWYAMSVLVQAGLDISPVITHRLPYTAFEEAFDVAAQGHAGKVVLDWEVT
- a CDS encoding glycine C-acetyltransferase — translated: MDDSSVLAGLRAELAERIAGMRETGVYKPERVIASPQGTHVVDTAGRDVLNLCANNYLGLADDPRLLAAAQEALSEWGYGMASVRFICGTQEIHRTLEHRLADFLGTEDAVLFGSCFDANGGVFEALFDERDAVISDALNHASIIDGIRLCKAQRLRYANRDMAELEARLVEAKDARYRLVVTDGVFSMDGYLAPLDQICELADRHDALVMVDDSHAVGFVGPTGRGTPELFGVADRVDIVTGTLGKALGGASGGYVAARREIVELLKQRARPYLFSNSVAPPIVAASLTVLDVLETSGELRERVHSAAARFRAGMTAQGFDLLPGAHPIVPVMFGDAVMAGRVAEELFARGVYAVAFSFPVVPQGQARIRVQLSAAHTDDDVDRAVAAFAEARAAAAA